TTTCAACCAAGATATCATGTCTTCGTCAAAGCAGAGCAGAAATTTTCGGACGCAATCGATTCTGGTGCGCCCCCGTGCGCGTATGTGTGACGCGCGCCGGCGCAGGGCGCACGCCCGAGCGTCCATGTGTGCCGGCGCCGGCGGGCCCTGCGGCTGGTAGGATGGCCGTGGAGGAACAGAGCCCATGCCCACGGTCGCCGCTCACTACGACACGCTCCTCGCCGAGCACTATTCGAGGATGTTCGGAGATTACGACGCCAAGGTCGCCGAGCAGCGGGCGCTGTTCGAGCGGCTCGGCCTGCGCTCCGAAGGCCCGTCCGGGGGCTCACCCGAGGCCATCGACCTCGGGTGCGGCTCCGGCTTTCAGTCCATCGCGCTGGCGCAGCTCGGGTTCAGGGTGACGGCCGTGGACACCTCGGACAGGCTCCTCGCCGAGCTCGACGCGCGCCGCGGGCCGCTCGCCGTCGAGATCGTGAGAGGGGATCTCCTGGACGCGCTGGAGCGCTCGGGGCCCCCCTGCGCGCTCGCCGTGTGCATGGGCGACACGCTCCCCCACCTCGGCAGCAAGTCGGACGTGGAGCGGATGTTCGCCGGCTGCGCCCGGCGACTCGCGCCCGGCGGCCATCTCGTGCTCACGTTCCGCGACCTCACCCGCGAGCTCGAAGGGGTCGACCGGTTCATCCCAGTACACGACTCGGCAGATGTGATCATGACATGTTTCCTCGAGTACGAACCCGAGACCGTCAAGGTGCACGATCTCGTTCACACCCGCAGCCGAGACGACGGCCGGTGGACGCTGTCAGCGAGCTTTTATCGCAAGCTGCGCCTCTCCCCCGATTGGGTCTGCGACAGGCTCGACGCGGCAGGACTCCGCGTCATCCATCGCGAGATCACGCGCGGCCTCGTCACCCTCGCCGCGCGCTCCTGAGCTGAGGTGGGCCGGGATACGAACACCCATTCAAATACCTCCTGTGGAGGTTGATGATGCGGCCGACGCGGCGCTAACTTGATATGGGAGGATCAGACCCATGTCCGAGAGAGCGAGTCAGACAGGCACGAACGACGCGGGGCAAGCTGCGGTCGTCAACCGGCCGTCGCGGGATGAGGTCCAGGACCTGCGGCGAGAACGAGACGAGGCGCGCGAGCTCCTGGCCACGCTGGTCGTGGCGCTCAAGCGCGCGACGTTCCGGCACGGCACCTACATCGACGGGCTCGGCGCCGCGATGGTCGCCGTGGATCGGTGGTCCAAGCCACGAGGCCGATGACCGGAGGGCCGGCACCGGGCTGCGGTGACGCCCGGAGTCGCGAGCCAAAGCCCCGAGAGACCTGGTGAGCGCGCCGCCTTGGCCGCTCGAACGACCTCGCCGCTCGTGGACGCAGCGCACGCAGCGCGCGGCGGGCGCGGCGGGCGCGGCGGGCGCGGTGGTCCCACGAGCGCCGGCCCCGCCTGCCGGCTAGGCGCGAGGGCCGGAACGGAGTAGGTTCCCGGCATGGCCGGATACCGCAGTCGTACATCCACCCAGGGGCGCAACATGGCAGGGGCGCGCGCGTTGTGGCGCGCCACCGGCATGAAGGACGCGGACTTCGAGAAGCCGATCGTCGCCATCGCCAACAGCTTCACGCAGTTCGTTCCGGGGCACGTCCACCTCCACGACGTCGGGCAGCGGGCGAAGAAGGTCATCGACGCCGCGGGCGGGTGGGGCGTCGAGTTCAACACCATCGCCATCGACGACGGCATCGCGATGGGCCACGCCGGCATGCTGTACTCGCTGCCGAGCCGGGAGCTCATCGCCGACAGCGTCGAGTACATGGTGAACGCGCACTGCGCCGACGCGCTGCTGTGCATCTCGAACTGCGACAAGATCACGCCCGGCATGCTCCTCGCCGCCATGCGGCTCAACATCCCGACCGTCTTCGTGTCGGGCGGCCCCATGGAGGCGGGCAAGCTCGTCGGGACGCACGACCGCGACGGCAAGCCCCTCATCCGGAAGCTCGACCTCATCGATCCGATGATCGCCGCGAGCGACGACAAGGTGACCGACGCGGATCTCGCCGCGATGGAGCGGTCCGCGTGCCCGACCTGCGGCTCGTGCTCCGGCATGTTCACGGCCAACAGCATGAACTGCCTCAACGAGGCGCTCGGCCTCGCGCTGCCCGGCAACGGCACGCTGCTCGCGACGCACGCGGCGCGCTGGGAGCTCTTCGAGGCGGCGGCGAAGCGCGTCGTCGCGCTCGCGCAGCGGCACTACGTCGACGGCGACGCCTCGGTGCTGCCGCGGAGCATCGCGACGTTCGAGGCGTTCGAGAACGCGATGGCGCTCGACATCGCGATGGGCGGCTCGACGAACACGGTGCTCCACATCCTGGCGGTCGCCCGCGAGGCGCAGGTGGACTTCAAGATGGCGGACATCGACCGGATGTCGCGCAAGGTGCCCAACATCTGCAAGGTCGCGCCGTCGTCGCATCACCACGTCGAGGACGTGCACCGCGCGGGCGGCGTGCTGACGATCCTCGGCGAGCTCGATCGCGCTGGGCTCATCCACCGGCAGGTGGGCACGGTCCACACGGGCACGCTGGGCGAGGCCATCGACGAGAACGACATCCGCCGCCCCACGGCGACGGCCGCCGCGAAGAAGCGCTCGCTCGCCGCGCCGGGCGGCGTGCCGACCACGGTCGCGTTCTCGCAAGACAAGTACTTCGCCGACACCGACGATGACGCCCAGAAGGGCTGCATCCGCGACGTCGATCACGCGTACAGCCGCGAGGGCGGGCTCGCCGTGCTCTACGGCAACATCGCGGTGGACGGCTGCATCGTGAAGACCGCCGGCGTCGATCCCGAGATCTGGAAGTTCGAGGGGCCCGCGCGGGTGTTCCACTCGCAGGAGGCGGCGTGCGACGCGATCTGGGACAACCAGATCCGCTCGGGCGACGTGGTCGTGATCGTCTACGAGGGGCCGAAGGGCGGCCCCGGCATGCAGGAGATGCTCTATCCGACGTCGTTCCTGAAGGGGAAGGGGCTCGGGAAGGCGTGCGCCCTCATCACCGACGGCCGGTTCAGCGGCGGGACGTCGGGCCTGAGCATCGGGCACGTCTCGCCGGAAGCGGCCGAGGGCGGGACCATCGGGCTCATCGAGGAGGGCGACCGCATCCGGATCGACATCCCCGCCCGGACGATCGATGTCCTCGTCAGCGAGGCGGAGCTCGATCGCCGCCGCGGCGCCGCCGAGGCGCGCGGCGCCGATGCGTTCAGGCCGAACCGCGATCGGAAGGTCTCCCCTGCCCTGCGGGCTTACGCGCTGATGGCCACGAGCGCCGCCAACGGCGCTGTCCGCGACGTCGGCCAGATCGAGCCGGGCCGGCGCGCCGGGGACGGCGCGGCCGCGAGCGGCTCCGGGCAGCGCAAGTAACGGAGCTCCAGGCGCCGTCCAGCCGCCGTGCCGCGCTGGCGAGGCGCGAACGGGGCCACAGCGCACGCAGCGCGGCGTTCGCCGTCGGTGGAACGGTGGCCGCCGCGCCGGCCACCCGGAGGCCGGCGCGGGTCGGGCGCTGCA
The DNA window shown above is from Sorangium aterium and carries:
- a CDS encoding class I SAM-dependent methyltransferase; the protein is MPTVAAHYDTLLAEHYSRMFGDYDAKVAEQRALFERLGLRSEGPSGGSPEAIDLGCGSGFQSIALAQLGFRVTAVDTSDRLLAELDARRGPLAVEIVRGDLLDALERSGPPCALAVCMGDTLPHLGSKSDVERMFAGCARRLAPGGHLVLTFRDLTRELEGVDRFIPVHDSADVIMTCFLEYEPETVKVHDLVHTRSRDDGRWTLSASFYRKLRLSPDWVCDRLDAAGLRVIHREITRGLVTLAARS
- the ilvD gene encoding dihydroxy-acid dehydratase, whose amino-acid sequence is MAGYRSRTSTQGRNMAGARALWRATGMKDADFEKPIVAIANSFTQFVPGHVHLHDVGQRAKKVIDAAGGWGVEFNTIAIDDGIAMGHAGMLYSLPSRELIADSVEYMVNAHCADALLCISNCDKITPGMLLAAMRLNIPTVFVSGGPMEAGKLVGTHDRDGKPLIRKLDLIDPMIAASDDKVTDADLAAMERSACPTCGSCSGMFTANSMNCLNEALGLALPGNGTLLATHAARWELFEAAAKRVVALAQRHYVDGDASVLPRSIATFEAFENAMALDIAMGGSTNTVLHILAVAREAQVDFKMADIDRMSRKVPNICKVAPSSHHHVEDVHRAGGVLTILGELDRAGLIHRQVGTVHTGTLGEAIDENDIRRPTATAAAKKRSLAAPGGVPTTVAFSQDKYFADTDDDAQKGCIRDVDHAYSREGGLAVLYGNIAVDGCIVKTAGVDPEIWKFEGPARVFHSQEAACDAIWDNQIRSGDVVVIVYEGPKGGPGMQEMLYPTSFLKGKGLGKACALITDGRFSGGTSGLSIGHVSPEAAEGGTIGLIEEGDRIRIDIPARTIDVLVSEAELDRRRGAAEARGADAFRPNRDRKVSPALRAYALMATSAANGAVRDVGQIEPGRRAGDGAAASGSGQRK